The Flavobacteriales bacterium genome includes a region encoding these proteins:
- a CDS encoding methionine aminotransferase, protein MKYPSTISSKLPGYGASIFSVMSELAVKHNAINLSQGFPDFQPDKKLMALVAEGMKKGYNQYANMPGLLPLREIISEKTKSLYGSVYNPADEITVVPGGTYGIFVSIMATIRDGDEVIIFEPAYDCYVPAIELSGGKPIRLELKFPDYHIDWREVAKLVNFKTKMIILNTPHNPTGTVLTEEDIKQLEKIVHGSDIIILSDEVYEHIIFDHKKHLSVSQYSALAERSMIVSSFGKTYHTTGWKMGYVLAPENLTKELRKVHQFLVFSTSSPMQYAYAEMLKNPETYNQLPSFYQQKRDLFASHLAGSRFKLLPCSGSYFQLLDYSNISDEKDEDFAKRLTIEYGVASIPISVFYRNKTDNKVLRFCFAKSPETLQNAAEILCKI, encoded by the coding sequence TTGAAATATCCATCTACTATTTCTTCTAAACTGCCGGGATACGGAGCCAGTATTTTCTCAGTAATGAGCGAATTAGCCGTCAAACACAATGCCATCAACCTATCTCAGGGCTTTCCTGATTTTCAGCCAGATAAAAAGCTGATGGCTTTGGTTGCGGAGGGCATGAAAAAAGGCTATAATCAATATGCCAATATGCCCGGTTTGTTGCCATTGCGGGAAATCATTTCTGAAAAAACAAAATCTCTATACGGTTCTGTTTACAATCCAGCCGATGAAATTACGGTGGTGCCAGGTGGCACCTACGGCATTTTTGTCAGCATCATGGCCACCATTCGCGATGGAGATGAGGTCATCATTTTTGAACCAGCTTATGATTGCTATGTGCCTGCCATTGAGCTAAGCGGCGGAAAACCTATAAGGCTGGAATTGAAGTTTCCTGATTATCACATCGATTGGCGAGAGGTGGCAAAATTGGTAAACTTTAAAACCAAAATGATTATCCTAAATACTCCGCACAACCCTACCGGAACGGTTTTGACCGAAGAAGACATTAAACAATTAGAAAAAATAGTGCATGGCTCAGATATTATTATTCTGAGCGATGAGGTGTATGAACACATCATTTTTGACCATAAAAAACACTTGAGCGTTTCTCAATATTCGGCACTTGCTGAGCGGAGTATGATTGTGTCTTCGTTTGGCAAAACCTACCACACTACCGGGTGGAAAATGGGATACGTTTTGGCCCCCGAAAATCTGACGAAAGAACTGAGAAAAGTGCATCAGTTTTTGGTTTTTAGCACCAGTAGCCCTATGCAATATGCATACGCAGAGATGCTTAAAAACCCGGAGACCTACAATCAATTGCCTTCCTTTTATCAGCAAAAAAGAGACTTATTTGCCTCGCATTTGGCCGGTTCACGATTTAAGCTCCTTCCATGTTCGGGGTCTTATTTTCAATTGCTTGATTATTCGAACATCTCGGATGAAAAAGACGAAGATTTTGCTAAACGACTTACCATAGAATACGGAGTTGCAAGCATACCTATTTCGGTTTTTTATCGGAATAAAACAGACAACAAAGTGTTGCGATTTTGCTTCGCAAAATCGCCCGAAACATTGCAAAATGCGGCTGAAATATTATGCAAGATTTAA
- a CDS encoding tetratricopeptide repeat protein: MKKFVILLCLSAILFIQNSFAQVTAAEQKIIKKSLKQYEKKKFDKAAELLKPIVYNHTNIDKLWELFVEYHYQDYLARGVYEQNLMGNITVTTNSEDSAEIAQVESLKELFASMFVYPPITQKMLSTMREATRYSPNQSQSSMVLRAVFIDPKLAPEKSENRSAWKKFNLAEQQFQAKNFASAAEYYKEVQEIDPDFYQAWIYEGDSYYFMGKYKEAAEIFQAAADEFPDLLEPQKYLCDAFDKLEDYEMALEAALDGILRYPDADMFSRIEGYCDVLDKKFDQKWQPRPIEVNKMKKYQYGFFISPDSSYEDHWKLYQKGFEEIKPFANDSGIITANDKSEYYTIEAYAWNYMLENADGDIDELKAAREMKEAGMLEQYVLISNFHFDLFSQFKWYVLNHQDQAAYYLKTLIE, from the coding sequence ATGAAAAAATTCGTCATTTTATTGTGCCTTTCAGCCATACTTTTCATTCAAAATAGTTTTGCTCAGGTTACCGCTGCCGAACAAAAGATTATCAAAAAATCATTAAAGCAATATGAAAAAAAGAAATTTGACAAGGCTGCCGAACTGTTAAAACCCATTGTATATAATCATACAAATATTGACAAACTATGGGAATTGTTCGTTGAATATCACTATCAAGACTATTTGGCTCGGGGTGTTTATGAACAAAACTTGATGGGCAATATTACTGTTACCACCAATTCTGAAGATAGTGCCGAAATAGCACAGGTAGAATCGTTGAAAGAATTATTTGCTTCCATGTTTGTTTACCCTCCCATCACGCAGAAAATGCTGAGCACCATGCGGGAGGCCACTCGATACAGCCCCAATCAATCTCAATCAAGTATGGTGTTAAGGGCTGTTTTTATTGACCCAAAATTGGCTCCCGAAAAAAGTGAAAACAGATCGGCTTGGAAAAAATTCAATTTGGCCGAGCAGCAATTCCAGGCCAAAAATTTTGCATCGGCTGCGGAATATTATAAGGAAGTGCAAGAAATTGACCCCGATTTTTATCAGGCTTGGATTTATGAAGGAGATTCATACTACTTTATGGGAAAGTATAAAGAAGCAGCAGAAATTTTTCAAGCAGCGGCTGATGAGTTTCCTGACCTTTTGGAACCACAGAAGTATCTGTGCGATGCCTTTGACAAATTAGAAGATTATGAAATGGCTTTAGAAGCTGCTCTTGATGGGATACTTCGCTATCCTGATGCAGATATGTTTAGCCGAATTGAAGGCTATTGCGACGTTTTGGACAAAAAATTTGACCAAAAGTGGCAGCCTCGACCCATCGAGGTTAACAAAATGAAAAAATACCAATATGGTTTTTTCATCTCACCAGACTCAAGCTATGAAGACCATTGGAAATTATACCAAAAAGGGTTTGAGGAAATTAAGCCATTTGCCAATGACTCCGGCATTATAACAGCAAACGACAAAAGCGAATATTACACCATTGAGGCTTATGCTTGGAACTATATGTTGGAAAATGCCGATGGAGACATTGATGAGCTGAAAGCCGCACGAGAAATGAAAGAAGCTGGCATGTTGGAGCAATATGTACTTATTTCAAATTTTCATTTCGATTTGTTCTCACAGTTTAAGTGGTATGTTCTCAACCATCAAGACCAGGCTGCATACTATTTAAAAACACTTATTGAGTAG
- a CDS encoding VIT family protein, which produces MHHNNIEEYFATHYIHKSNWLRASVLGANDGIISIASLAVGVAAAGTEKEPVLLAVVAGLVAGALSMAAGEYVSVSSQTDIEQADIEREKKELEDMPEIELHRLAEIYEERGLKKETALEVARQLTEHNALEAHIRDELGISELNKAKPLQAALASGASFVTGGVLPLLVCWILPVSQLIYGIYISTIFFLILLGVISAKTGGAKAKNAILRISFWGTAAMALSALVGYIFGVNV; this is translated from the coding sequence ATGCATCACAATAACATAGAAGAGTATTTTGCTACGCACTACATCCATAAAAGCAATTGGCTTCGAGCCTCTGTTTTAGGGGCAAATGATGGTATTATTTCTATTGCTAGTTTGGCGGTAGGAGTGGCGGCAGCCGGAACCGAAAAAGAGCCAGTTTTATTGGCTGTGGTAGCCGGTTTAGTAGCTGGAGCCTTGTCTATGGCAGCTGGCGAGTACGTGTCGGTAAGTTCGCAAACAGATATTGAACAAGCAGATATTGAGCGAGAAAAAAAGGAGTTGGAAGATATGCCTGAAATTGAACTGCATCGATTGGCAGAAATATATGAAGAGCGTGGCTTGAAAAAGGAAACCGCCTTGGAGGTTGCCCGTCAATTAACGGAACATAATGCTTTAGAAGCCCACATTAGAGACGAACTCGGCATTAGCGAACTCAACAAGGCCAAGCCCTTGCAGGCAGCCTTAGCTTCAGGGGCTTCTTTTGTGACAGGCGGTGTGTTGCCCTTGCTGGTGTGCTGGATACTGCCGGTTTCGCAACTTATCTATGGAATCTACATTTCTACCATATTTTTTCTGATTTTATTAGGGGTAATTTCGGCCAAAACAGGTGGGGCAAAAGCAAAAAATGCCATTTTACGAATTTCATTTTGGGGAACCGCGGCCATGGCACTTTCGGCGTTGGTGGGGTATATTTTTGGAGTAAATGTTTAA
- a CDS encoding glycosyl hydrolase produces MQVLRRFFYANLLITLTLIVSAQVDTSYFSNLEYRSLGPNRGGRSTAVVGDLKNRDLFYMGTTGGGVWKTENGGGSWKNISDGFFGGSIGSIAIAPSDDNVLYVGLGEETMRGNVSFNYGVWKSEDAGNTWQFSGIKNGRHITRLAVHPNNANIVFAAVLGDLYKDSDERGLYKTTDGGKTWGKVLFSNHAAGFNEVIIDPLNPRIVYASAWQVRRTPYDFSSGGDGSGLWKSTDGGETWHSLIKNEGFPQGVLGKITISASAAQKNLVFAMVEHKTKGGLYKSIDAGKTWKLVNDEGKIRQRAWYFSRVYCDTKNPEIVYTMNVRFEKSADGGKTFSAISTPHVDHHDLWIDPNDAARMITANDGGGQVSYNGGQSWSSCYNQPTEQFYRVTTDNHVPYRIYGAQQDNSTMRVNHISGHWESTAGGESAHIAVSPDNDELVFAGSYGGYLTMQNHKTGDSRAINVWPDNPIGYGAEGMKYRFQWNFPLFFSPHDGKKLYAFSNHVHVSYNQGESWEIISPDLTRNDSSKLVSSGGPITQDNTGVEYYCTIFAAAESTLEKDVLWVGSDDGLLHITRNGGKTWENITPKNLPVWSMINCIETDPFEKGAAYIVAANYKLGDNTPYIFKISEYGKKSKLITKGIDKEHFVRVVRADLKRKDLLYCGTERGMYVSYNSGESWQSFQLNLPIVPITDLALKENDLIVSTQGRGFWIIDQLDAVEIAQKEGINNKYQFIAAEGASLTYGQETTAVIFIKDSLTAKDTLLIDILDDEMNVIRTFSNVHFGDDTLELKTKSGVNYFGWGMHHKDAKRPKGMILWWAHTGGPMAKPGNYTYRVKVGDYLEEKTFTIKTYPTSEATEADYIAKYYFLKEVVDKLDETHKAIEEMSELSGQISSFMSKQHFDKNDSIKLLADSIQKQLSSLKNDLYQTQNRSEQDPINYPIKLNNKLAHLNSLVGMGNFGPTQQAIEVKNEIVAQIDMRLAKYEQLKQVELKAFNRLLIEREVEVIRVD; encoded by the coding sequence ATGCAAGTTTTAAGACGATTTTTTTACGCTAACTTACTGATAACATTAACATTAATTGTTTCGGCACAGGTTGATACCTCCTATTTTTCAAATTTAGAATATCGAAGTTTAGGCCCCAATCGAGGCGGACGCTCAACGGCCGTGGTGGGCGATTTAAAAAACCGTGATTTATTCTATATGGGTACCACCGGAGGCGGGGTTTGGAAAACTGAGAATGGCGGTGGTAGTTGGAAAAATATTTCGGACGGTTTTTTTGGCGGAAGCATTGGCAGCATTGCCATTGCACCCAGCGATGACAACGTGTTGTATGTTGGATTGGGAGAAGAAACCATGCGGGGCAATGTTTCTTTTAACTATGGAGTTTGGAAAAGTGAAGATGCCGGAAACACCTGGCAATTTTCGGGTATAAAAAATGGAAGACATATTACCCGATTGGCTGTGCACCCAAACAATGCAAACATCGTTTTTGCAGCAGTTTTAGGCGATTTGTATAAAGATAGTGATGAGCGAGGTTTGTATAAAACCACAGATGGTGGCAAAACGTGGGGTAAAGTATTGTTCAGCAATCACGCGGCTGGATTTAATGAAGTAATTATTGACCCTTTAAATCCTAGAATTGTGTATGCATCGGCTTGGCAAGTGCGGCGAACACCTTATGATTTTTCGAGTGGTGGTGATGGTTCTGGCCTTTGGAAAAGTACAGACGGCGGCGAAACTTGGCACAGTTTGATTAAAAATGAGGGCTTCCCGCAAGGGGTTTTGGGTAAAATAACCATTTCGGCATCGGCGGCACAAAAAAACCTGGTTTTTGCCATGGTAGAACACAAAACAAAAGGTGGACTTTATAAATCAATCGATGCAGGTAAAACATGGAAATTAGTAAACGATGAAGGTAAAATTCGTCAACGGGCATGGTATTTTTCGAGGGTATATTGCGACACAAAAAACCCCGAAATCGTGTACACCATGAATGTTCGATTTGAAAAATCTGCCGATGGCGGAAAAACATTTTCAGCCATCAGCACACCACATGTCGATCATCATGATTTATGGATAGACCCAAACGATGCTGCCCGGATGATTACTGCAAACGACGGAGGAGGGCAGGTTAGCTACAACGGCGGCCAAAGTTGGAGTAGTTGTTACAATCAACCAACCGAGCAATTTTATCGGGTTACAACCGACAATCATGTTCCATATCGGATATATGGTGCCCAGCAAGACAACAGCACCATGCGGGTAAATCATATTTCAGGACATTGGGAGTCAACCGCCGGTGGCGAATCGGCACATATTGCGGTTAGCCCCGACAATGACGAACTGGTTTTTGCGGGAAGCTATGGCGGTTATTTAACCATGCAAAACCACAAAACGGGAGATAGTCGTGCCATAAATGTGTGGCCAGACAATCCTATTGGCTACGGTGCAGAAGGCATGAAATATCGGTTTCAATGGAATTTCCCGTTGTTTTTTAGTCCACACGACGGCAAAAAACTGTATGCCTTTTCAAACCATGTGCACGTGAGTTACAATCAGGGTGAAAGTTGGGAAATCATCAGTCCTGATTTAACCAGAAATGATTCATCCAAATTGGTTTCGAGTGGTGGCCCCATAACACAAGACAACACTGGTGTGGAATATTATTGTACCATTTTTGCAGCTGCCGAATCAACTTTAGAAAAAGATGTACTTTGGGTAGGTAGTGATGATGGACTGTTGCACATAACCAGAAATGGTGGTAAAACCTGGGAAAATATTACCCCAAAAAATTTACCCGTATGGTCGATGATAAACTGTATTGAAACAGATCCGTTTGAAAAAGGAGCGGCCTATATTGTGGCTGCAAACTACAAGTTAGGCGACAATACTCCCTACATTTTCAAAATTTCGGAATACGGAAAGAAATCAAAATTGATAACTAAAGGCATTGATAAAGAGCATTTTGTGCGAGTTGTGAGAGCCGATTTAAAACGAAAAGATTTGCTTTATTGTGGCACGGAGCGTGGCATGTATGTATCGTATAATTCGGGAGAAAGTTGGCAGTCATTTCAGCTTAATCTACCCATCGTACCCATTACAGATTTGGCTTTAAAAGAAAATGATTTGATTGTGTCCACTCAAGGAAGAGGATTTTGGATAATAGATCAATTGGATGCCGTTGAAATAGCTCAAAAAGAAGGCATAAACAATAAGTATCAATTTATTGCTGCCGAAGGAGCGAGTCTAACGTATGGTCAAGAAACAACGGCAGTGATTTTTATCAAAGATAGCCTTACAGCGAAGGACACCTTATTGATTGATATTTTGGATGATGAAATGAATGTGATAAGAACGTTTAGTAACGTGCATTTTGGTGATGATACTTTGGAGCTAAAAACCAAATCTGGTGTCAATTATTTTGGTTGGGGAATGCACCACAAAGATGCCAAACGGCCTAAAGGTATGATTTTGTGGTGGGCACACACAGGAGGTCCTATGGCCAAACCCGGCAACTACACCTATCGCGTAAAGGTGGGAGATTATTTAGAAGAAAAAACATTTACCATCAAAACATATCCTACTTCGGAGGCCACCGAGGCCGATTATATTGCCAAATATTACTTCTTAAAAGAGGTGGTTGACAAACTCGATGAAACGCATAAAGCTATTGAAGAAATGAGTGAATTGAGCGGTCAGATTTCGAGCTTTATGAGCAAACAACATTTTGATAAAAACGATTCGATAAAACTGTTAGCCGACAGCATTCAAAAACAATTATCATCCTTAAAAAATGATTTGTATCAAACCCAAAACAGAAGCGAGCAAGACCCCATAAATTATCCCATAAAATTGAACAACAAATTGGCACATTTAAACTCGCTGGTAGGTATGGGAAATTTTGGCCCAACGCAACAGGCAATAGAAGTAAAAAATGAAATTGTAGCACAAATAGACATGCGATTGGCCAAATACGAACAGTTAAAACAAGTTGAATTAAAAGCGTTCAATAGATTGCTAATTGAGCGGGAGGTGGAGGTAATTAGGGTAGATTAA
- the maf gene encoding septum formation protein Maf: MFGKQKNYLLGSKSPRRSELLQMLGVSFSVVSINCDERFDPDMPPQQVAQYLAKTKSEAFAGNLENSVLITADTTVILKNEILNKPADTDEAFEMLCKLSGNQHIVNTGICLRNNEKTITFFDETEVFVNPMTRDEIWYYIEKYQPLDKAGAYGIQEWFGMAKIEKINGCFYNVMGLPTAKLYSELCKF, from the coding sequence ATGTTTGGTAAACAAAAAAACTATTTGTTGGGAAGCAAATCGCCAAGAAGGTCAGAATTGCTGCAAATGCTGGGTGTATCGTTTAGTGTAGTTTCCATAAATTGTGATGAGCGTTTTGACCCCGATATGCCTCCTCAACAGGTGGCACAATATCTTGCCAAAACCAAATCGGAGGCTTTTGCAGGCAATTTAGAAAATTCTGTTCTGATTACTGCCGATACCACAGTCATTCTTAAAAATGAAATATTAAATAAACCTGCCGATACAGATGAAGCTTTTGAAATGCTATGCAAGTTGTCGGGCAATCAACACATTGTAAACACGGGTATTTGCCTCAGAAACAACGAAAAAACAATAACCTTTTTTGATGAAACCGAAGTTTTTGTTAACCCAATGACTCGGGATGAGATATGGTACTACATCGAAAAATATCAACCGCTCGACAAAGCGGGAGCCTACGGCATTCAAGAATGGTTTGGAATGGCTAAAATTGAAAAAATTAACGGTTGTTTTTATAACGTAATGGGCCTACCCACTGCAAAATTATATAGCGAACTATGCAAGTTTTAA
- a CDS encoding 3'-5' exonuclease — protein sequence MPLILKKPLIIFDLETTGVHISNDRIIDIFMLKAMPDGTEKTYYKRLNPGMAIPYESSLVHGIYDDDVVDCPMFKDIAHELNQFIADADFGGFNSNRFDFPMLVEEFLRVGIEFDVDNRKFVDAQRIFHLKEPRNLAAAYQFYCNQELADAHNAEADATATWEVIKAQIEKYEDLIPTVDYLHAFSGQNEFVDLAGRIKRDKHGQPIFAFGKHKNRTVAQVFRQEPSYFDWMMNGDFAENTKRVITKLMLQLKTKVS from the coding sequence ATGCCTTTAATACTTAAAAAACCGCTTATAATTTTCGATTTGGAAACTACTGGAGTTCATATTTCGAACGACCGGATTATTGATATATTTATGCTCAAAGCCATGCCCGATGGCACTGAAAAAACCTATTATAAAAGGTTAAATCCAGGTATGGCCATTCCCTATGAATCATCGTTGGTGCATGGTATATATGACGATGACGTGGTGGATTGCCCCATGTTTAAAGACATTGCCCATGAATTGAATCAATTTATTGCCGATGCCGATTTTGGAGGATTTAACTCGAACCGATTTGATTTTCCGATGTTGGTAGAAGAATTTTTGAGAGTAGGGATTGAGTTTGATGTAGATAACAGAAAATTTGTGGATGCACAGCGTATTTTTCATTTAAAAGAACCACGCAATTTGGCGGCGGCATATCAGTTTTATTGCAATCAAGAATTGGCAGACGCCCACAATGCCGAGGCTGATGCCACGGCAACTTGGGAGGTAATTAAAGCACAAATCGAAAAGTACGAAGATTTGATTCCAACCGTAGATTATCTGCATGCCTTTAGCGGACAAAACGAATTTGTGGATCTTGCCGGACGCATAAAGCGTGACAAACATGGTCAACCCATTTTTGCTTTTGGCAAACACAAAAACAGAACGGTAGCTCAAGTTTTTAGACAAGAACCGTCATATTTTGACTGGATGATGAACGGTGATTTTGCAGAAAACACCAAAAGGGTTATCACCAAGTTAATGCTTCAACTCAAAACGAAAGTTTCATGA
- the hutH gene encoding histidine ammonia-lyase: MKLGNYITISEILDLIGSHEKIELNEVAIAKTEKCFQYIQAKIKRSEKPIYGINTGFGSLCNEIINETDLEQLQRNLLMSHACGMGATVDEEIVKIMLVLKVLSLSKGHSGVQLQTIQKLMDLYNQNHIPVVYELGSLGASGDLAPLAHLSLPLIGLGEIWKEGEKVSAQFLSDSSYSLKAKEGLALINGTQFMAAFGVFCVGNGLKLIEKANKIAALSADVFDARLEPFMAVSHAIRNQKGQQDCAAAMFELLHNSPMQKKEKKHVQDAYSFRCVPQVHGASLDALRYAEEIFYNEINAVTDNPNVFPDEDLVLSAGNFHGQTLAIQLDAVAIALAEIANISERRIYKLISGERGLPPFLVKNAGLNSGFMIPQYSAASIVSQNKQLCTPASVDSIVSSNGQEDHVSMGANAATKCYKVYQNTLRVLAIEAMAAAQALDFRRPQKSSEKLEELYLSIRENTPFVSEDMVMYPLMHKMEQWLRN, from the coding sequence ATGAAATTAGGTAACTACATTACCATTTCTGAAATTCTGGATTTGATTGGTTCACATGAAAAAATTGAACTAAACGAAGTGGCTATTGCCAAAACAGAAAAGTGCTTCCAATACATTCAAGCAAAAATTAAACGTTCAGAAAAACCAATTTACGGCATAAATACCGGCTTTGGCTCGCTGTGCAACGAAATAATAAATGAAACAGACCTCGAACAGCTGCAACGCAACTTATTAATGAGTCATGCCTGTGGCATGGGTGCCACGGTGGATGAGGAGATAGTCAAAATCATGTTGGTTTTAAAAGTACTTTCGCTCAGCAAAGGGCATAGCGGGGTGCAGCTGCAAACCATCCAAAAACTGATGGATTTGTATAATCAAAACCATATTCCGGTAGTTTACGAACTTGGTTCATTGGGAGCTTCGGGCGATTTGGCACCTCTGGCTCATTTGTCGTTGCCACTTATAGGTTTGGGCGAAATTTGGAAGGAGGGGGAAAAAGTTTCAGCCCAATTTTTATCCGACTCATCTTATTCACTCAAGGCAAAAGAAGGGTTGGCATTGATAAACGGCACCCAATTTATGGCCGCATTTGGTGTGTTTTGTGTGGGAAATGGCTTAAAACTAATTGAAAAAGCAAATAAAATTGCGGCATTGAGTGCCGATGTATTTGATGCACGATTAGAACCTTTCATGGCTGTTAGTCATGCTATCAGAAATCAAAAAGGTCAGCAAGATTGTGCAGCCGCTATGTTTGAGTTGCTCCACAATAGCCCCATGCAAAAAAAGGAAAAGAAGCATGTGCAGGATGCTTATAGTTTTAGGTGTGTTCCGCAGGTGCATGGAGCCAGTTTAGATGCACTTCGATATGCCGAAGAGATATTTTACAACGAAATAAACGCTGTTACCGACAATCCAAATGTTTTTCCGGATGAAGACCTTGTGCTTTCGGCGGGCAATTTTCATGGACAAACGTTGGCCATTCAGTTGGATGCGGTGGCTATTGCGTTAGCTGAAATAGCAAATATTTCTGAGCGAAGAATTTATAAACTTATATCTGGAGAGCGTGGTTTGCCACCATTTTTGGTGAAAAACGCGGGTTTAAACAGTGGTTTTATGATTCCCCAATATTCGGCAGCAAGCATTGTAAGCCAAAATAAACAATTGTGCACTCCGGCCTCGGTTGATAGCATTGTGAGCAGCAACGGGCAGGAAGACCACGTGAGCATGGGTGCAAACGCTGCCACAAAATGTTATAAAGTGTATCAAAACACACTACGTGTTCTGGCTATTGAGGCTATGGCAGCAGCACAGGCATTGGATTTTAGGCGACCCCAAAAATCTTCAGAAAAATTAGAAGAGCTTTATTTAAGTATTAGAGAAAATACCCCCTTTGTGTCGGAAGATATGGTTATGTATCCGTTGATGCACAAGATGGAGCAATGGCTCAGGAATTAA